The proteins below come from a single Gimesia alba genomic window:
- a CDS encoding ABC transporter permease, whose protein sequence is MNHLASLPPAGTTKLFLLPIMTLAQREVVRFVRQRTRVIGALIQPILFWILFGAGLRGSFKAPAWATAGMTYQEYFFPGVAVMILMFTAIFSTISIIEDRKEGFLQGVLVSPVPRTSIVLGKLLGGTILAVLQAVLFIFLGPLLKIVGLAPDFETGITLAGLVPLILFLFLLGFSLTALGYLIAWPMESTQGFHAIMSVFLMPMWLLSGSFFPAGESGWLSWIIRANPLTYGVTGLRRILTSGPGLPSAPGNPSMIVCLTVTALVCIIYVAIAIWMTQQRATRNAR, encoded by the coding sequence ATGAACCACCTCGCTTCGCTCCCGCCTGCTGGAACTACTAAATTGTTTTTGCTGCCGATCATGACACTCGCGCAGCGCGAAGTGGTTCGCTTTGTCCGACAACGCACCCGCGTGATTGGCGCCTTGATTCAGCCAATCCTGTTCTGGATTCTGTTCGGAGCCGGCTTGCGCGGTTCCTTCAAAGCCCCCGCATGGGCCACGGCCGGCATGACCTACCAGGAATATTTCTTCCCCGGCGTCGCTGTCATGATTTTAATGTTCACGGCGATCTTCTCCACGATCTCCATCATCGAAGATCGCAAGGAAGGTTTCCTGCAAGGAGTTTTAGTCTCGCCCGTTCCCCGCACCTCGATCGTGCTCGGAAAACTGCTCGGCGGAACGATCCTTGCTGTTTTACAAGCTGTCCTGTTTATCTTTCTCGGTCCCCTGTTAAAGATTGTCGGATTAGCGCCCGATTTTGAAACGGGAATCACACTCGCCGGTCTGGTGCCGCTGATCCTGTTTCTGTTCCTGCTCGGCTTCAGCCTGACGGCCCTCGGCTATCTGATTGCCTGGCCGATGGAATCCACACAAGGGTTTCACGCCATCATGTCCGTCTTTTTAATGCCCATGTGGTTACTCTCCGGTTCCTTTTTCCCCGCTGGTGAATCGGGCTGGCTTTCCTGGATCATTCGGGCCAACCCCTTAACTTACGGCGTCACCGGCCTGCGCCGGATTCTGACATCGGGACCGGGGCTGCCAAGTGCCCCCGGTAATCCTTCCATGATTGTCTGCCTGACTGTCACTGCTCTCGTGTGTATAATTTATGTAGCTATCGCCATCTGGATGACGCAACAACGGGCCACCCGAAACGCCCGTTAA
- a CDS encoding ABC transporter ATP-binding protein — MPSNPQFQETASQICVNEISHRYGERLALNQLSFEVRTAEIFGLLGPNGGGKTTLFRLLSTLLPIQSGSASIAELDLATHARQIRTLIGVTFQSPSLDGKLTVQENLKHQAHLYGISGALMRERIQSALQHLGLTDRRHDLAESLSGGLKRRVEIAKGLLHSPKVLLLDEPSTGLDPGARHDLWKYLKQLQHEEGVTILITTHLMEEAEHCDRLGILHQGELVALGTPDELRASVGGDCLTIHSDNLEQLSQQISAKFGVTPQMVNHSLRLEHARGHEFLKDLIDALPELVTSVSLGKPTLEDVFIHETGHQFWQAEELV; from the coding sequence ATGCCCAGTAATCCACAATTTCAGGAAACGGCTTCCCAAATCTGTGTCAACGAAATCTCGCACCGATACGGCGAACGGCTGGCTCTGAATCAACTCAGTTTCGAAGTCCGCACCGCAGAAATCTTCGGCCTACTGGGACCGAACGGCGGCGGAAAAACAACCCTGTTCCGCCTGCTCTCAACACTCCTGCCAATCCAGTCCGGTTCCGCCTCGATTGCCGAACTGGATCTCGCGACACACGCACGACAGATCCGCACGTTGATCGGCGTGACTTTTCAATCCCCCAGCCTGGACGGCAAATTAACGGTGCAGGAAAACCTGAAACACCAGGCTCACCTTTACGGCATTTCCGGAGCATTAATGCGGGAACGCATTCAATCGGCGCTGCAACATCTGGGACTGACCGACCGCAGACACGATCTTGCAGAATCGTTGTCCGGCGGTTTGAAACGTCGCGTGGAAATCGCCAAAGGTCTGTTGCATTCGCCAAAAGTCCTGTTGCTTGATGAACCGAGTACCGGCCTCGATCCTGGCGCACGACACGATCTATGGAAATATCTGAAACAGCTGCAGCACGAAGAGGGTGTGACCATTCTCATCACAACCCACTTAATGGAAGAAGCAGAACACTGTGACCGATTGGGAATTCTGCATCAGGGTGAACTGGTAGCGCTGGGAACCCCCGATGAATTGCGGGCTTCGGTCGGCGGCGACTGCCTCACAATTCACTCGGACAATCTCGAACAACTGAGCCAACAAATCTCAGCAAAGTTCGGCGTCACCCCACAGATGGTTAATCATAGCCTGCGACTGGAACATGCCCGCGGACACGAATTCCTCAAAGACCTGATCGACGCCCTTCCGGAACTCGTCACATCTGTCTCGCTTGGGAAGCCGACACTCGAAGATGTCTTCATCCATGAAACCGGCCATCAATTCTGGCAAGCGGAGGAATTAGTATGA
- a CDS encoding cytochrome C oxidase subunit IV family protein, protein MSESPTHSYVKYSTIFYALCVCTVLSIIFDVLDLKEKDVVGIKGFILLAFLVLAVACAKALFVMIYFMHLKFEGKWKYVLLSPTIILAMGLTIAMTPDIGIHYYTNESPQIDYLKQAQQASSEDSSAKNAENSHAQ, encoded by the coding sequence ATGTCTGAATCACCAACTCACTCGTATGTCAAATACTCAACCATCTTTTATGCCCTCTGCGTCTGCACTGTGCTCTCTATCATTTTCGATGTCCTCGATCTGAAGGAAAAAGATGTCGTGGGCATCAAGGGATTTATCCTGCTCGCATTTCTGGTGCTGGCGGTTGCCTGTGCGAAAGCCCTGTTCGTGATGATTTATTTCATGCACCTTAAGTTCGAAGGCAAATGGAAATACGTCCTGCTCAGCCCGACCATCATTCTGGCGATGGGGCTGACCATCGCGATGACACCCGATATCGGCATTCATTATTACACAAATGAATCACCACAGATCGATTATCTGAAACAGGCACAACAGGCGAGTTCCGAAGATAGCTCTGCCAAAAACGCCGAAAACAGTCATGCCCAGTAA
- a CDS encoding cytochrome c oxidase subunit 3, with product MSHESNSPQYRMGLPIPHSKLGMWLFLATEIMFFSAFIGAYIVLRAGSPGWPTDAEITHIRIWAGGLNTFVLILSSYFVVVALEGMKAEDFAKARRYLVLVFLLACVFLGIKAYEYSGKFEYDILPGHIPETPQMAIDKSMREMKQVIDNRTIALANATKLPEKAEPANPEETVELSGVKDEKTEALETPIEELQQQLRTELDSPDTSAARKKELTAFFALENKYRELNKQALDESITLPEMNQELETLKKNPEYGAFLAPVHHLQPIIYGNLFASVYFLLTGFHALHVVIGMILFLIVLVQGKRLCEKWNDYVENIGLYWHFVDLVWIFLFPLIYII from the coding sequence ATGAGTCACGAAAGTAATTCACCACAATATCGCATGGGACTTCCCATACCACATTCCAAATTAGGCATGTGGCTGTTTCTGGCAACAGAAATCATGTTCTTCTCTGCCTTCATTGGCGCTTACATTGTGCTCCGCGCCGGTTCTCCCGGCTGGCCCACCGATGCCGAAATCACGCACATCCGCATCTGGGCAGGCGGACTGAATACATTCGTGCTGATTCTCTCCAGTTACTTTGTTGTCGTCGCACTGGAAGGCATGAAAGCGGAAGACTTTGCCAAAGCACGCCGCTACCTCGTTCTGGTCTTTCTGCTGGCCTGTGTCTTTCTGGGTATTAAAGCATACGAATATTCGGGTAAATTTGAATACGACATCCTGCCCGGACACATTCCCGAAACACCGCAAATGGCCATTGATAAATCAATGCGGGAAATGAAACAGGTCATTGACAACCGCACCATTGCTCTGGCCAACGCTACCAAACTCCCGGAAAAAGCAGAACCTGCGAATCCCGAAGAAACAGTCGAATTGTCCGGCGTCAAAGACGAAAAAACGGAAGCGCTCGAAACGCCCATCGAAGAACTCCAACAACAACTGAGGACAGAACTGGACTCGCCGGATACATCCGCAGCCCGAAAAAAAGAACTCACCGCGTTCTTCGCACTCGAGAATAAATACCGGGAATTAAATAAACAGGCCCTCGATGAATCGATCACGCTGCCCGAGATGAATCAAGAACTCGAGACGCTCAAGAAAAATCCGGAGTACGGTGCCTTCCTTGCTCCCGTGCATCACTTGCAACCAATTATCTACGGAAACCTGTTCGCTTCCGTTTACTTCCTGCTGACCGGATTTCATGCACTGCATGTTGTCATCGGCATGATTCTGTTCCTGATTGTACTGGTCCAGGGAAAACGACTTTGTGAGAAATGGAATGATTATGTCGAAAACATTGGCCTGTATTGGCACTTTGTAGACTTGGTCTGGATCTTCCTGTTCCCACTGATTTACATTATTTAA
- the cyoE gene encoding heme o synthase, which translates to MSTTQQSYIAVEESKAAAKPVSLARLSDYIELIKPRISTMALISVALGYTLASAHSWSLLPLIHAMLGIGCVAVGCNSLNQLLEIKSDALMTRTANRPLPSGRISLSEVLIFGITAALFGIFYLAIMVNLLTAFLSMMTLVLYVLVYTPLKRFTSLCTTIGAIPGAMPPILGWTAAGGNLNTSSFTIFAIMFFWQFPHFLAIAWLYRHQYHQAGLKMLPAAEPARGTIGWMCVIYATLLIPVSLLPQYVSLAGTLYSAVAFVLGVGYLIFSIRFLIDESRKTARELIWFSLVYLPVMLLTLTWDRLQLFN; encoded by the coding sequence ATGTCGACCACACAACAATCCTATATCGCCGTTGAAGAATCGAAAGCTGCCGCCAAACCTGTCAGTCTGGCCCGGCTTTCTGATTACATTGAATTGATCAAACCGCGAATCTCGACGATGGCGTTGATCTCGGTGGCACTGGGCTACACTCTGGCCAGCGCTCACTCCTGGTCATTACTGCCATTGATTCACGCGATGCTCGGCATTGGTTGTGTTGCCGTGGGATGCAATTCGCTGAACCAGTTGCTGGAAATCAAAAGCGATGCCCTGATGACGCGGACCGCGAATCGGCCGCTGCCCTCCGGCAGAATCTCACTCTCCGAAGTACTCATCTTTGGAATTACCGCGGCTCTCTTCGGCATCTTCTATCTGGCGATCATGGTGAATTTACTGACCGCTTTCTTATCAATGATGACTCTGGTCCTGTACGTCCTCGTATATACACCGCTCAAACGCTTTACCTCGCTCTGCACGACCATCGGTGCGATTCCCGGTGCCATGCCTCCCATTCTGGGCTGGACGGCTGCCGGCGGAAATTTGAATACATCCTCCTTTACCATCTTCGCGATCATGTTCTTCTGGCAGTTCCCGCACTTTCTGGCGATCGCCTGGCTCTATCGTCATCAGTACCATCAGGCCGGCCTGAAAATGTTACCCGCTGCTGAGCCAGCTCGCGGTACCATTGGCTGGATGTGCGTGATCTATGCTACGCTGCTGATTCCTGTCAGCCTGCTTCCTCAGTATGTCTCCCTGGCGGGCACACTGTATTCCGCTGTCGCATTCGTACTCGGAGTCGGTTACCTGATTTTTTCGATCCGATTTTTAATTGATGAATCCCGGAAAACAGCCCGGGAGCTAATCTGGTTCTCGCTGGTTTATCTCCCCGTTATGCTATTAACACTGACTTGGGATCGACTGCAACTTTTTAACTGA
- a CDS encoding COX15/CtaA family protein has translation MNQQQYHPWLFRIALATAVATLPLMIMGGHVTTEGYGMAVDGWPSSDGQNMFTYPIFGLPTDKFFEHVHRLLGTLVGFLSIVLVIVAFKVEQQKWIRNICIAVLVCVIIQGILGGTRVTENSKALAMAHGLFGACVFTLMAFLTMVTGKRWIAIGNDPPALPAGYGRRLAITVPLVVLFQYFLGGFLRHFKIGLHPHMSFAFVVLIFVIIEFRSARKSGVKWLKRPAMGMLHIGIFQILLGIGAWMTTFGLPAAGIVAEIGSWQQSLFRTAHLITGILFLMTTTLYSIRVFRLHQLNKTNNIQSGQTLSATDSLPNAEGNA, from the coding sequence ATGAACCAGCAACAATATCATCCGTGGCTCTTTAGAATCGCACTGGCGACCGCTGTCGCTACGCTGCCGCTGATGATTATGGGTGGCCATGTCACCACCGAAGGTTACGGTATGGCAGTAGACGGCTGGCCGAGTTCTGACGGGCAAAATATGTTTACTTACCCCATATTCGGTTTACCCACTGATAAATTTTTTGAGCACGTACACCGACTGCTGGGGACGCTGGTCGGCTTCTTATCTATTGTACTGGTCATTGTTGCCTTTAAAGTCGAACAGCAAAAATGGATCCGGAATATCTGTATCGCGGTTCTGGTCTGTGTCATCATTCAAGGCATCCTGGGAGGCACACGCGTCACGGAAAACAGCAAGGCCCTCGCGATGGCACATGGACTCTTCGGTGCCTGTGTCTTTACGCTGATGGCCTTTCTGACGATGGTCACTGGCAAACGCTGGATTGCGATCGGCAATGATCCCCCCGCGCTACCTGCAGGCTATGGACGCCGTCTGGCAATCACGGTGCCACTGGTTGTCCTCTTTCAATATTTCCTGGGGGGATTCCTCAGACACTTTAAAATCGGCCTGCATCCGCACATGAGCTTTGCATTTGTGGTTTTGATCTTCGTGATCATTGAATTTCGCAGCGCTCGCAAGTCGGGTGTCAAATGGCTGAAACGACCCGCCATGGGCATGCTGCATATTGGTATCTTCCAGATCCTGCTCGGGATTGGTGCCTGGATGACCACATTTGGATTGCCCGCTGCTGGAATCGTTGCAGAAATCGGTTCCTGGCAACAATCGCTGTTCCGCACCGCGCACTTGATTACCGGGATCTTGTTCCTGATGACAACGACCTTGTACTCCATCCGGGTCTTCCGTCTTCATCAACTCAATAAAACAAATAACATACAGTCGGGACAAACTCTCTCCGCTACTGATTCCTTACCGAATGCCGAAGGTAACGCTTAA
- a CDS encoding cytochrome c oxidase subunit I, giving the protein MSVLNPSPTGLQPILKPQAHHAPGNFITKYIFSTDHKVIAIQFLFTTLLMMIVGGALALAVRWQLAFPWESMPIVGPWLFAAEGGQISPEFYTMLFTMHATVMIFLVIIPILAGTFGNFLIPLMIGADDMAFPKLNMLSYWFMWPAIACFGMSFAYAGGPAAGWTSYPILADLPQAAPGSGTAQTYWLLGVTFIGFSSMMGSINYMTTIINMRAPGMTFFRMPMTIWGLFITAILQAFALPVLTAGGFMQVTDRLLGTCFFYPSGLVINNAAPTVGGGQALLWQHLFWFYSHPAVYIMLLPVMGMVSDMLSCMCRKPLFGYKPMVISMSAIASLGFIVWGHHMYTSGMNPAVGMAFMVATMMIALPSAVKTFNWTATIWGGKVQFNTVTLNCIGFLSMFIVGGLSGIFMAAVPVDVYFHDTYFIVAHFHYVLFGATLFGVFAAIQFWFPKMFGRMMNEKLGKTHFVLTFIGANGTFFPMHFLGMQGMPRRYADPYLHGYLEHLLPMNQFMTISAIVMGAAQILLFINIFYSMFWGPKAGRNPWHATTLEWTAPSPPPHGNFDVLPIVFHGPNEYAVHNGDHDFLMQTEKECQPPKPAEADENNDTDNDQEQSS; this is encoded by the coding sequence ATGAGTGTATTGAATCCATCACCTACCGGACTGCAGCCGATCCTGAAACCGCAGGCGCATCATGCGCCCGGTAACTTCATCACGAAATATATCTTTTCCACCGATCATAAAGTCATCGCGATTCAGTTTCTGTTTACGACACTGCTGATGATGATTGTCGGAGGTGCACTGGCACTCGCCGTTCGCTGGCAACTGGCGTTCCCCTGGGAATCAATGCCGATTGTCGGCCCCTGGCTGTTCGCCGCCGAAGGCGGGCAGATTTCTCCCGAATTCTACACCATGCTCTTCACGATGCATGCTACCGTGATGATCTTCCTGGTGATCATTCCAATTCTGGCAGGCACGTTCGGAAACTTCCTGATCCCACTGATGATCGGTGCCGACGATATGGCGTTTCCCAAGCTCAACATGCTGAGCTACTGGTTTATGTGGCCCGCGATTGCCTGCTTCGGCATGAGCTTCGCGTACGCGGGAGGCCCGGCCGCCGGTTGGACCTCCTATCCGATTCTGGCCGACCTGCCTCAGGCAGCCCCCGGTTCGGGAACTGCACAAACTTACTGGCTGCTGGGCGTCACCTTCATTGGTTTCTCATCGATGATGGGTTCGATCAACTATATGACGACCATCATCAATATGCGTGCCCCCGGCATGACCTTCTTCCGTATGCCGATGACGATCTGGGGACTGTTTATCACAGCCATCCTGCAAGCCTTCGCTCTGCCCGTGCTGACAGCCGGCGGATTCATGCAGGTCACTGACCGTCTACTGGGAACCTGTTTCTTTTATCCGTCCGGACTGGTCATCAACAACGCTGCCCCCACCGTCGGCGGTGGGCAGGCTCTGTTATGGCAGCACCTGTTCTGGTTCTATTCACACCCGGCTGTTTACATCATGCTGCTCCCTGTGATGGGCATGGTCTCTGATATGCTCAGCTGCATGTGCCGCAAACCACTGTTCGGATATAAGCCAATGGTAATCTCGATGTCGGCCATCGCCAGCCTCGGATTCATCGTCTGGGGCCACCACATGTATACAAGCGGCATGAATCCCGCCGTCGGCATGGCCTTTATGGTCGCCACCATGATGATCGCCCTTCCCTCGGCCGTCAAAACCTTCAACTGGACCGCCACCATCTGGGGTGGAAAAGTTCAATTTAACACCGTCACCTTAAATTGCATCGGCTTTTTGTCGATGTTCATCGTCGGCGGACTCAGCGGAATCTTCATGGCTGCTGTCCCGGTCGATGTCTATTTTCACGATACCTATTTCATCGTCGCCCACTTCCATTATGTACTGTTTGGTGCCACCCTGTTTGGCGTCTTTGCCGCCATCCAGTTCTGGTTCCCGAAAATGTTCGGCCGCATGATGAATGAGAAGCTGGGCAAAACGCATTTCGTGCTGACCTTCATCGGTGCCAACGGAACGTTTTTCCCAATGCACTTTCTCGGAATGCAGGGCATGCCCCGCCGCTATGCAGACCCCTATCTGCACGGCTACCTGGAGCATCTCCTGCCGATGAATCAGTTCATGACGATCTCTGCGATTGTCATGGGAGCCGCTCAAATCCTGCTGTTCATCAATATTTTCTACAGCATGTTCTGGGGCCCTAAAGCGGGTCGCAACCCCTGGCACGCAACAACCCTGGAGTGGACCGCGCCTTCGCCGCCACCGCATGGCAACTTTGATGTGCTTCCGATCGTCTTCCACGGCCCGAACGAATATGCCGTCCATAATGGGGATCACGACTTCCTGATGCAGACCGAAAAGGAATGTCAGCCCCCCAAACCAGCTGAAGCAGACGAAAATAACGATACAGACAACGATCAGGAACAATCCAGTTAA
- the coxB gene encoding cytochrome c oxidase subunit II yields the protein MGKGWCLFFLFWPIAAVVSCAMAPWIGWSFPYDNAQAASNLGIRIDGLFYLILIVTAIVFVGTQAAIVYALWRGANNREERADCVHGNHKLELVWSIIPGVILLFLAIYQMNIWADFRIKKFYPEVAVKAPIAEVTARQFEWRFRYPAIGKKLQQKPQPDDLHSVNELHVPFGKPVMIQLRSDDVQHSFFLPALRIKQDALPGLQIPVWFEANKPGTYDLVCAELCGWGHYKMKAHVIVQPEEEYQEYLKTLTEQQFYDGLGKIAATENGSESEATEK from the coding sequence GTGGGTAAAGGATGGTGTTTATTTTTTCTGTTCTGGCCAATCGCGGCCGTCGTGTCTTGCGCGATGGCTCCCTGGATCGGCTGGTCTTTCCCCTATGACAATGCGCAAGCCGCCAGTAACCTGGGCATTCGCATTGACGGGTTGTTTTATTTAATCCTGATCGTAACCGCCATCGTATTTGTCGGCACCCAGGCAGCGATCGTGTATGCTCTGTGGCGCGGTGCAAATAACCGCGAAGAACGTGCAGACTGTGTCCACGGCAACCATAAACTGGAACTCGTCTGGTCAATCATCCCCGGAGTAATCCTCTTGTTTCTGGCCATTTACCAGATGAATATCTGGGCTGATTTCCGTATCAAAAAGTTTTACCCGGAAGTCGCCGTCAAAGCCCCGATCGCCGAAGTCACCGCGCGTCAGTTTGAATGGCGTTTTCGTTACCCCGCCATCGGCAAAAAACTTCAGCAAAAACCCCAGCCTGACGACCTGCATTCCGTGAATGAACTGCACGTTCCCTTCGGCAAACCAGTCATGATTCAGCTTCGCAGCGACGACGTGCAACACTCGTTTTTTCTGCCCGCATTACGAATTAAGCAGGATGCCCTGCCCGGCTTACAGATCCCCGTCTGGTTCGAAGCCAACAAACCCGGCACCTATGATCTGGTCTGTGCTGAGCTGTGTGGCTGGGGTCACTATAAGATGAAAGCCCATGTCATCGTACAACCTGAAGAAGAGTATCAGGAATATCTGAAAACCCTCACCGAGCAACAATTCTACGATGGACTCGGAAAAATTGCCGCCACGGAGAACGGCTCGGAGAGTGAGGCGACTGAGAAATGA
- a CDS encoding c-type cytochrome, with protein MFAKKTNELMPEAAKPVKEALVKQFGNPFALTQFEGLPTKFGDVEGTVKTVEASGADQPLIRFQATGLADSYDKLQGLPLEWTSGKGQGHISRIKEYNFETGTIAVEKSAEIDPQPGDTFKVECVRLQFGRDLYNRHCMHCHGMSGEGTGPTSRYLNPPPRDFRLGIYKYTSTKSTSKAQEADLERTVKEGIAGTYMPSFKLLTEDEVSAIVNYVIWLSIRGETEKKLDDELFLDYSQEVYDERTSEEGGETREEVLEELKEFMELDFPDTLEFATDSVSEAWEEANEEDALVIPKMPRVPDTPESRERGRKLYLSQKTKCASCHGPQGRGNGTATQDFWTNPATNEKYKNRGLHDIWGNQLPPRDLHRGIYRGGRRPIDTYRRLAAGIKGTPMPAFGGSLSDEELWDLVNYVMSLPYDGNR; from the coding sequence GTGTTCGCTAAAAAGACCAACGAGCTCATGCCGGAAGCCGCCAAGCCGGTCAAAGAAGCATTGGTGAAGCAGTTCGGCAATCCTTTTGCACTCACGCAGTTCGAAGGCCTGCCAACCAAATTCGGTGATGTCGAAGGAACGGTAAAAACCGTCGAAGCATCCGGAGCCGACCAGCCCCTGATCCGTTTTCAAGCCACCGGCCTGGCAGACTCTTATGACAAATTACAGGGTCTGCCTCTCGAATGGACGTCCGGCAAAGGGCAAGGCCACATTTCACGGATTAAAGAATACAACTTTGAGACCGGTACGATTGCCGTTGAAAAATCAGCCGAGATCGATCCTCAACCTGGGGATACCTTTAAGGTTGAATGCGTCCGTCTGCAGTTTGGCCGGGATCTATATAATCGGCACTGCATGCACTGCCACGGCATGAGTGGCGAAGGCACCGGTCCCACCTCGCGCTATCTGAATCCCCCGCCCCGCGACTTCCGTCTCGGCATTTACAAATACACGTCGACCAAGTCCACCAGCAAAGCTCAGGAAGCAGACTTGGAACGCACAGTGAAAGAAGGCATTGCCGGCACATACATGCCTTCCTTCAAACTCCTGACCGAAGATGAAGTCTCCGCAATTGTCAACTACGTGATCTGGCTTTCGATCCGTGGTGAAACGGAAAAGAAACTGGATGACGAGCTGTTTCTTGATTATTCCCAAGAAGTGTACGACGAACGCACCAGCGAAGAGGGTGGCGAGACACGCGAAGAGGTCCTCGAAGAGTTAAAAGAATTTATGGAACTCGATTTTCCTGATACATTGGAATTTGCAACCGATAGCGTCTCAGAAGCCTGGGAAGAAGCGAACGAAGAAGATGCTTTGGTCATTCCCAAAATGCCCCGAGTTCCGGATACGCCGGAATCCCGCGAGCGAGGCCGCAAACTCTATCTTAGTCAAAAAACCAAATGTGCCTCCTGTCACGGACCGCAAGGGCGCGGCAATGGTACGGCTACCCAGGATTTCTGGACTAACCCGGCAACCAACGAGAAATACAAAAATCGAGGACTGCACGATATCTGGGGGAATCAGCTTCCACCAAGAGATTTGCACCGTGGCATTTATCGGGGCGGCCGCAGACCAATTGATACATACCGCCGTCTGGCCGCAGGCATCAAAGGCACACCGATGCCCGCCTTTGGTGGTTCCTTATCGGATGAAGAATTATGGGATCTGGTCAACTACGTCATGAGCCTGCCCTATGATGGAAACCGCTGA
- a CDS encoding glutamate cyclase domain-containing protein, producing the protein MGNSDLDIIREFDRLIRRDPGKRGLIDSEVQFGPLCQDHLLDATRSLVQNSTQVVITTGFYVPSAEIPAAETDGPPGAVLLALVLEACGINTSVVTDELCAPVVSAAVDAYSYPKPQFNVLQTDEENWLESFFGRQSISHLISVERVGPSHTPETWAGQQEAPGTERGDFHTKVPQDHFDRCHNMRGEIIDAFTAPLHQMFERLSEFFPEAQTIGVGDGGNEIGMGAISWEELDRRIASDHSGLIPCRIATDWNIVAGTSNWGASALAAAVALQKKETGILFEWQRDEQQTVLEAMVSQANAVDGVTKQREPTVDGLPFLTYMQPWEGILQILAR; encoded by the coding sequence ATGGGCAACTCAGATTTAGACATCATTCGTGAATTTGATCGCCTGATTCGTCGCGATCCAGGTAAACGGGGGCTGATTGACTCAGAAGTTCAGTTTGGACCTCTCTGTCAGGATCATTTACTGGATGCAACCCGATCGCTGGTGCAGAATTCCACACAAGTCGTGATTACGACAGGTTTTTACGTTCCTTCTGCCGAAATTCCCGCTGCCGAAACGGATGGCCCGCCGGGAGCAGTTCTGCTGGCTCTGGTGTTGGAAGCATGTGGCATCAATACATCAGTCGTTACCGATGAGTTGTGTGCTCCCGTCGTGTCCGCTGCTGTAGACGCGTATTCCTATCCCAAGCCGCAATTTAATGTACTGCAAACCGATGAAGAAAATTGGCTCGAGTCGTTTTTTGGTCGACAGAGTATCAGTCATTTAATCTCAGTGGAACGAGTGGGGCCGAGCCACACGCCGGAGACCTGGGCCGGTCAGCAGGAGGCTCCTGGCACAGAGCGGGGCGATTTTCATACGAAGGTTCCGCAGGACCATTTTGACCGCTGTCATAATATGCGGGGCGAAATCATTGATGCGTTCACGGCTCCCCTGCATCAAATGTTTGAGCGATTATCCGAGTTTTTTCCGGAAGCCCAGACGATTGGCGTGGGGGATGGGGGCAATGAAATTGGCATGGGGGCGATTTCCTGGGAAGAACTGGACCGCCGGATCGCCTCTGATCATTCGGGGTTGATTCCCTGCCGGATTGCAACCGACTGGAATATTGTTGCAGGAACCAGCAACTGGGGGGCATCGGCGCTGGCGGCAGCGGTCGCTCTTCAGAAAAAAGAAACGGGGATTCTGTTCGAGTGGCAGAGAGATGAACAGCAAACTGTTCTGGAAGCGATGGTCAGCCAGGCCAACGCCGTTGACGGAGTGACGAAGCAGCGGGAGCCGACCGTTGATGGGCTTCCGTTTCTGACTTATATGCAGCCCTGGGAAGGAATCCTCCAGATTCTGGCCCGCTAA